From a region of the Paenibacillus sp. R14(2021) genome:
- the rhaA gene encoding L-rhamnose isomerase has translation MEQSIAANYEAAKALYARHGINVDAVLEKLADIKISMHCWQGDDVRGFLNKDQALTGGISVTGNYPGAAGTPAELRSDLEKALSLIPGKHKVNLHAIYADTEEKVELDAIEPKHFERWVEWAKEQGLGLDFNPTCFSHEKSKDGFTLSHPNPDIRQFWIDHCKASRRIGAYFGEELGQTCVTNVWVPDGFKDTPVDRLAPRKRLKAALDEVFAEELNPAHNLDAIESKLFGLGSEAYVVGSHEFYMGYGIQNNKLICLDAGHFHPTEVISNKLSSLALFADGILLHVSRPMRWDSDHVVTLDDELIDIGRELVRGDLLGKTHIGLDFFDASINRVAAWVIGTRNTIKALLRGLLDPVEALRQAELAGDYTTRLALTEEFKSYPFGAVWDYYCAKQGVPVREAWLAEVKAYENDVLLQRGSEAAVVKNA, from the coding sequence ATGGAGCAAAGTATTGCAGCGAATTACGAAGCAGCCAAGGCGTTGTACGCCCGTCACGGCATTAATGTGGATGCGGTGCTGGAGAAGCTTGCGGATATCAAAATCTCGATGCACTGCTGGCAGGGAGACGACGTCCGCGGATTTCTGAATAAAGATCAAGCGCTTACAGGCGGGATCTCGGTTACGGGCAACTATCCCGGCGCGGCGGGAACGCCTGCGGAGCTCCGCTCGGATTTGGAGAAAGCGCTCTCGCTCATCCCGGGCAAGCATAAGGTTAATCTGCATGCCATCTACGCGGATACGGAGGAGAAGGTAGAGCTGGACGCGATCGAGCCGAAGCATTTCGAGCGCTGGGTCGAGTGGGCCAAGGAGCAGGGGCTGGGCCTTGATTTCAACCCGACCTGCTTCTCGCACGAGAAATCCAAGGATGGCTTCACGCTGAGTCACCCCAATCCGGACATCCGCCAGTTCTGGATTGACCATTGCAAGGCGTCCCGGCGGATCGGCGCGTATTTCGGCGAGGAGCTGGGCCAAACCTGCGTTACGAACGTCTGGGTGCCGGACGGCTTCAAGGATACGCCGGTCGACCGTCTAGCCCCGCGTAAGCGTCTGAAGGCTGCGCTTGACGAAGTGTTCGCGGAAGAGCTGAACCCGGCTCACAACCTCGATGCGATCGAGAGCAAGCTGTTCGGCCTCGGCTCCGAAGCGTATGTTGTCGGTTCCCATGAGTTCTACATGGGCTACGGCATTCAAAACAATAAGCTGATCTGTCTGGATGCGGGCCATTTCCATCCGACGGAAGTCATCTCCAATAAGCTCTCATCGCTAGCTTTGTTTGCCGACGGCATTCTGCTTCACGTCAGCCGCCCGATGCGCTGGGACAGCGACCACGTCGTGACGCTCGACGACGAGCTGATCGATATCGGACGCGAGCTCGTCCGCGGTGATCTGCTGGGCAAAACGCATATCGGCCTCGATTTCTTCGATGCCAGCATCAACCGCGTAGCCGCTTGGGTCATCGGTACGCGCAATACGATCAAGGCGCTGCTTCGCGGCCTGCTGGATCCCGTCGAGGCGCTTCGCCAAGCTGAGCTTGCAGGCGACTACACGACACGCCTTGCACTGACGGAAGAGTTCAAGTCTTATCCATTCGGCGCCGTATGGGATTACTACTGCGCGAAGCAAGGCGTGCCGGTTCGCGAGGCATGGCTGGCCGAAGTGAAGGCGTACGAGAACGACGTGCTGCTACAGCGTGGGTCCGAAGCGGCAGTGGTGAAGAATGCCTAG
- a CDS encoding bifunctional aldolase/short-chain dehydrogenase, translating to MVQSLWQNEQAAELEGGLAQLVYRSNIIGSDRRVCNWGGGNTSSKTTVTDFRGREIEVMYVKGSGSDLATMKAANFTGLRLEDIRPLFERDAMSDEEMVGYLTHCMIDSKHPRASIETLLHAFLPFKHVDHTHPDSIISLCCADNGRQLAKEIFGDRFVWVPYVRPGFTLSKMIAQGVLDNPNAELVLMEKHGLVTWGDTSEEAYAQTIRIISEAEAFIEARVNEAKLFGGVKHAALEADVRRSIASQVMPTIRGAVSDAKKMILTFDDEADVLAFVGGAESAALSQVGAACPDHLVHTKVVPLFIDWTPDASDIEGLKAILKESIAAYKKQYEAYFERNKNEGDVMFEAAPRVILIPGIGMINTGKSWSNSKVSGALYHRAIAVMRGATALGEFVSLSENESYNVEYWPLELYKLSLAPAEAEFSRKVAFITGGAGGIGSETARRLVSEGAHVVLADLNLEGAERVAAEINEKFGEGRAVAVRMDVTSEEAVMNAISQTSLAYGGLDIVVNNAGLATSSPFDQTSLKEWNLNINVLGTGYFLVAREAFKLMKEQSVGGNMVFIGSKNSVYAGKSASAYSAAKALEAHLARCIAAEGGEFGIRVNTILPDAILQGSAIWNGSWRNERAAAYGIEPDQLEEYYRKRTTLLVNIYPHDIAEGVAFFASSKADKTTGCMLTIDGGVPAAFTR from the coding sequence ATGGTTCAGAGTTTATGGCAAAATGAGCAGGCAGCAGAACTGGAGGGCGGTCTTGCGCAGCTCGTCTACCGTTCGAACATCATCGGGAGCGATCGCCGCGTGTGCAACTGGGGCGGCGGCAACACGTCCAGCAAGACGACGGTTACGGATTTCCGCGGCCGCGAAATCGAGGTTATGTATGTCAAGGGAAGCGGATCTGACCTTGCCACGATGAAAGCCGCCAATTTCACCGGGCTCCGCTTGGAAGATATCCGCCCGTTGTTCGAGCGCGATGCGATGTCCGACGAGGAAATGGTTGGTTACCTGACGCACTGCATGATCGACAGCAAGCACCCACGCGCTTCCATCGAGACGCTGCTGCACGCGTTCCTTCCGTTCAAGCATGTGGATCATACGCACCCGGATTCCATCATCAGCCTCTGCTGCGCGGATAACGGCAGGCAGCTGGCGAAGGAGATTTTCGGCGACCGCTTCGTATGGGTGCCTTATGTACGCCCGGGCTTCACCCTGTCCAAAATGATCGCGCAAGGCGTGCTGGACAATCCGAACGCTGAGCTTGTGCTCATGGAGAAGCACGGTCTCGTTACTTGGGGCGACACGAGCGAGGAAGCCTATGCCCAAACAATCCGAATCATCTCGGAAGCGGAAGCGTTCATCGAGGCCCGCGTGAATGAAGCGAAGCTGTTCGGCGGCGTGAAGCATGCGGCGCTTGAAGCAGACGTTCGCCGAAGCATCGCCTCGCAAGTCATGCCGACGATCCGCGGGGCCGTAAGTGACGCGAAGAAAATGATCCTGACGTTCGACGACGAGGCGGACGTACTGGCCTTCGTCGGCGGGGCCGAGTCCGCCGCGTTGTCCCAAGTCGGCGCAGCCTGCCCGGACCACCTGGTGCACACGAAGGTCGTCCCGCTGTTCATTGATTGGACGCCGGATGCATCCGATATCGAGGGCTTGAAGGCCATTCTGAAAGAAAGCATCGCCGCGTATAAGAAACAATACGAAGCCTACTTCGAGCGCAACAAGAACGAAGGCGACGTCATGTTCGAAGCCGCTCCGCGGGTGATCCTTATTCCGGGAATCGGCATGATCAACACGGGCAAAAGCTGGTCCAATTCCAAAGTCAGCGGCGCGCTGTATCACCGCGCGATCGCCGTCATGCGCGGCGCAACGGCACTCGGCGAATTCGTCTCGCTGAGCGAGAACGAATCCTACAATGTGGAATACTGGCCGCTTGAGCTGTACAAATTGTCGCTTGCGCCAGCTGAAGCGGAATTCTCCCGCAAAGTCGCGTTCATTACAGGCGGCGCAGGCGGTATCGGCAGCGAAACCGCCCGCAGGCTCGTATCGGAAGGCGCGCATGTCGTGCTCGCCGACCTGAATCTGGAAGGTGCGGAGCGCGTCGCCGCCGAAATTAATGAGAAGTTCGGCGAAGGCCGCGCCGTCGCAGTGAGGATGGACGTCACGAGCGAGGAAGCGGTTATGAACGCCATCAGCCAGACATCGCTCGCTTACGGCGGTTTGGATATCGTCGTCAACAATGCGGGACTCGCAACATCGAGTCCGTTTGACCAAACGTCTCTGAAAGAATGGAATTTGAACATTAACGTGCTTGGAACGGGCTATTTCCTGGTGGCGCGCGAGGCGTTCAAGCTGATGAAGGAGCAGTCCGTGGGCGGCAATATGGTGTTTATCGGCTCCAAGAATTCCGTATATGCAGGAAAGAGCGCGTCGGCGTACAGCGCGGCCAAGGCACTGGAAGCACATCTTGCGCGCTGCATTGCGGCTGAAGGCGGCGAATTCGGCATCCGCGTCAATACGATTTTGCCGGATGCGATTCTGCAAGGCTCCGCGATCTGGAACGGCAGCTGGCGCAACGAGCGCGCGGCCGCTTACGGCATCGAGCCGGATCAGCTGGAGGAGTACTACCGCAAGCGCACGACGCTGCTCGTGAACATCTATCCGCACGACATTGCCGAGGGCGTAGCCTTCTTCGCTTCGTCGAAGGCGGACAAAACGACGGGCTGCATGCTGACGATCGACGGCGGCGTACCTGCTGCTTTCACAAGATAA
- a CDS encoding DUF4253 domain-containing protein, producing the protein MTNRYKLLPLVILLLAISGCGRSEAKLTETERSIAAAAGINEQAALEMKQFARKETIQRLKASEYAYDPKQEFDGITVELSEDKADKAIQAFIDKPVQGLLLFRSERNYGIDADELTLIKSEDQYDILRSRGTDGANYDILNADVISKLQEWEKAYLFRITGAGHDWVEAKFTGKHHQLAKLADEVYAFCPDVVDQGTETVSALRWEMETSGTLYLWWD; encoded by the coding sequence ATGACGAATCGTTATAAGCTGCTGCCGCTTGTGATTCTGCTTCTCGCAATATCGGGATGCGGACGATCTGAAGCCAAGCTGACCGAAACCGAGCGAAGTATCGCTGCTGCTGCGGGCATCAACGAACAGGCGGCGCTCGAAATGAAACAATTTGCGAGGAAGGAAACGATCCAGCGATTGAAAGCTTCTGAGTACGCGTACGATCCGAAGCAAGAATTCGACGGCATAACCGTGGAGCTATCCGAAGACAAAGCCGACAAAGCGATTCAAGCATTCATAGACAAACCGGTACAAGGGCTGCTGCTGTTCAGAAGCGAGCGGAATTATGGCATAGACGCGGATGAACTGACGCTCATAAAGAGCGAGGATCAGTATGATATTTTACGAAGCCGCGGTACGGACGGGGCAAACTACGATATTTTGAATGCGGATGTCATCAGCAAGCTTCAAGAATGGGAGAAGGCGTACCTTTTCCGCATCACAGGGGCGGGACATGATTGGGTGGAGGCCAAGTTTACCGGCAAGCATCACCAATTAGCTAAGCTTGCGGACGAGGTGTATGCGTTCTGCCCCGACGTGGTCGACCAAGGCACAGAAACGGTCAGTGCACTGCGGTGGGAGATGGAGACCAGCGGTACGCTCTATCTCTGGTGGGATTGA
- a CDS encoding rhamnulokinase family protein, with protein sequence MPSILAYDFGASSGRALLGRLNDRKIEVEEIHRFGNDPVAVGDRLQWDILRLFHEIKQGLLKAKIAGETPTSLAIDSWAVDFGLIGGNGELLGNPYHYRDHHTDGVMERTMERLTAGKIFGRSGIQFLPFNTIYQLAALKEAGSPLLEQAKHFLMIPDLLRYFLTGEMHNEFSNATTTQLYNPLQGGWDAELIRDIGLPPSLFGSIVQPGTQVGRLRASLTEELGIGSIPVYAVAEHDTGSAVAAVPALERDFAYLSCGTWSLMGTEVDQPVMTELAQSLNFTNEGGVYGTYRLLKNIMGLWILQESRRTWERAGLAYSFPELVALAEQAPAFQSFVDPDHPMFLRAGDMPSRIAQYCERTGQRAPVTLGGFVRCILESLALKYRYVLELTERLSGKSFSGLHMVGGGIQNVLLCQWTANAIGKPVWAGPVEGSALGNLAVQWIAQVELSDIWEARRVIRESFPVHVYESQDGSQWEEAYGRFLAVMK encoded by the coding sequence ATGCCTAGTATTCTGGCGTATGATTTCGGCGCAAGCAGCGGCAGGGCGCTGCTTGGCCGTTTGAACGACCGGAAAATTGAAGTCGAAGAGATCCACCGCTTCGGGAATGATCCCGTCGCGGTGGGCGATCGGCTGCAGTGGGATATCCTGCGCTTGTTTCACGAAATCAAGCAAGGACTGCTGAAGGCTAAGATTGCCGGGGAGACGCCGACAAGCCTCGCGATCGATTCCTGGGCGGTAGACTTCGGCCTGATCGGCGGGAATGGCGAGCTGCTCGGGAATCCGTACCATTATCGCGATCATCATACGGACGGCGTCATGGAACGCACGATGGAGCGGCTGACGGCCGGCAAGATTTTCGGCCGGAGCGGAATCCAGTTTCTCCCGTTCAACACGATTTACCAGCTTGCCGCACTGAAGGAAGCGGGTTCGCCGCTGCTGGAGCAGGCGAAGCATTTTCTCATGATTCCGGATTTGCTGCGTTACTTCTTAACGGGCGAGATGCACAATGAATTCTCCAATGCGACGACTACGCAGCTGTACAATCCGCTGCAGGGCGGCTGGGATGCGGAGCTGATCCGCGATATCGGCTTGCCGCCTTCATTGTTCGGCAGCATCGTGCAGCCGGGAACGCAGGTCGGGCGCTTACGCGCGTCGCTGACGGAAGAGCTGGGCATCGGCAGCATACCGGTTTACGCGGTAGCAGAGCACGATACCGGTTCGGCGGTGGCGGCGGTACCGGCGCTGGAACGGGATTTTGCCTACCTGAGCTGCGGCACGTGGTCGCTGATGGGCACGGAAGTGGATCAGCCGGTCATGACGGAGCTCGCCCAGTCGCTTAATTTCACGAATGAAGGCGGCGTTTACGGCACGTACCGGCTGCTCAAGAACATTATGGGGCTCTGGATTTTGCAGGAAAGCCGCAGAACGTGGGAGCGCGCGGGACTCGCATATAGCTTCCCAGAGCTCGTCGCGCTTGCGGAGCAGGCTCCCGCGTTCCAATCGTTCGTCGATCCCGATCACCCGATGTTCCTTCGTGCCGGAGATATGCCTTCCCGCATTGCGCAGTATTGCGAGAGAACGGGGCAGCGGGCGCCGGTGACGCTGGGCGGATTCGTCCGCTGCATTCTCGAAAGTCTTGCGCTCAAATACCGATATGTGCTTGAATTAACAGAGCGGTTGTCGGGCAAAAGCTTTAGCGGCCTTCATATGGTCGGCGGCGGCATACAGAACGTGCTGCTGTGCCAATGGACGGCGAATGCGATTGGTAAACCCGTGTGGGCTGGTCCCGTGGAAGGAAGCGCGCTCGGCAATTTGGCCGTGCAATGGATTGCGCAGGTCGAGCTATCGGATATTTGGGAAGCGCGCCGAGTCATTCGCGAGTCGTTCCCGGTTCACGTCTATGAGTCGCAGGACGGATCGCAGTGGGAAGAGGCATACGGGAGATTTCTCGCGGTTATGAAATAG
- a CDS encoding sensory rhodopsin transducer: protein MNQARGEKHWMIPDGYIPPTSAGTGTLASHESICVLNCASEDAQLLITIFFEDRAPIEGIAYVVPGRRTKHIRTSTLEANGESIPVGVPYAIEVASDLPVIVQYSRLDATQAENALMSVMAYPIK, encoded by the coding sequence ATGAATCAAGCAAGAGGCGAGAAGCATTGGATGATTCCGGACGGTTATATTCCGCCGACCAGCGCGGGAACGGGAACGCTAGCAAGCCATGAATCCATCTGCGTGCTTAATTGTGCATCGGAGGATGCACAGCTGCTCATTACGATTTTTTTCGAGGACCGGGCACCGATCGAAGGGATCGCGTACGTCGTGCCGGGCAGAAGAACGAAGCATATCCGTACCTCCACATTGGAGGCAAATGGGGAGTCGATTCCGGTCGGCGTCCCCTACGCCATCGAGGTAGCGAGCGACCTGCCGGTCATCGTGCAGTACAGCCGCTTGGATGCGACGCAAGCCGAGAATGCACTCATGTCCGTTATGGCTTACCCAATCAAATAA